The following proteins come from a genomic window of Bos mutus isolate GX-2022 chromosome 23, NWIPB_WYAK_1.1, whole genome shotgun sequence:
- the POLR1C gene encoding DNA-directed RNA polymerases I and III subunit RPAC1 encodes MAAAQAVEEMRTRVVLGEFGVRNVHTTDFPGNYSGYDDAWDQDRFEKNFRVDVVHMDENSLEFDMVGIDAAIANAFRRILLAEVPTMAVEKVLVYNNTSIVQDEILAHRLGLIPIHADPRLFEYRNQGDEGGTEIDTLQFRLQVRCTRNPHAAKDSSDPNELYVNHRVYTRHMTWVPLGNQADLFPEGAIRPVHDDILIAQLRPGQEIDLLMHCVKGIGKDHAKFSPVATASYRLLPDITLLEPVEGEAAEELSRCFSPGVIEVQEIQGKKVARVANPRLDTFSREVFRNEKLKKVVRLARVRDHFIFSVESTGVLPPDVLVSEAIKVLMGKCQRFLDELDAVQMD; translated from the exons ATGGCGGCGGCCCAGGCTGTGGAGGAAATGAGGACCCGCGTGGTTCTAGGGGAGTTCGGGGTTCGCAAT GTTCATACCACTGACTTTCCCGGTAACTATTCAGGCTACGATGATGCCTGGGACCAGGACCGCTTTGAGAAG AATTTCCGTGTGGATGTGGTACACATGGATGAAAACTCATTGGAGTTTGACATGGTGGGAATCGACGCAGCCATTGCCAATGCGTTTCGGCGCATTCTGTTAGCTGAG GTGCCAACCATGGCTGTGGAGAAGGTCCTGGTGTACAACAACACGTCCATCGTCCAGGATGAGATCCTCGCCCACCGCCTGGGCCTCATCCCCATTCATGCCGACCCCCGTCTTTTTGAATATAGGAACCAAG GAGACGAAGGTGGCACAGAGATCGACACCCTGCAGTTCCGGCTGCAGGTCAGGTGCACGCGGAACCCCCACGCTGCTAAAGACTCCTCTGACCCCAATGAGCTCTATGTCAACCACAGAG TGTATACCAGACACATGACGTGGGTGCCTCTGGGGAACCAGGCCGACCTCTTCCCGGAGGGCGCCATCCGCCCGGTGCACGACGACATCCTCATTGCACAGCTGCGGCCTGGCCAGGAGATTGACCTGCTCATGCACTGTGTCAAGGGCATTG GCAAAGATCATGCCAAGTTTTCACCTGTGGCAACAGCCAGTTACAGGCTCCTGCCAGACATCACCCTGCTGGAGCCTGTGGAAGGGGAGGCGGCGGAAGAGCTGAGCCGCTGCTTCTCACCTGGTGTTATTGAGGTGCAGGAGATCCAAG GTAAAAAGGTGGCCAGAGTTGCCAATCCCCGGCTAGATACGTTTAGCAGGGAAGTCTTCCGGAATGAGAAGCTAAAGAAGGTTGTACGGCTTGCGCGTGTTCGAGACCATTTTATCT TTTCTGTTGAGTCCACAGGGGTGTTGCCACCAGACGTGCTGGTGAGTGAAGCCATCAAGGTGCTGATGGGGAAGTGTCAGCGGTTCCTGGACGAACTGGATGCGGTTCAGATGGACTAA
- the YIPF3 gene encoding protein YIPF3: MATPAAPTGGARNGVGPEWGGFEENIQGGGSAVIDMENMDDTSGSSFEDMGELHQRLREEEVDADAAAAEEEDGEFLGMKGFKGQLSRQVADQMWQAGKRQASRAFSLYANIDILRPYFDVEPAQVRSRLLESMIPIKMVSFPQKIAGELYGPLMLVFTLVAILLHGMKTSDTIIREGTLMGTAIGTCFGYWLGVSSFIYFLAYLCNAQITMLQMLALLGYGLFGHCIVLFITYNIHLHALFYLFWLLVGGLSTLRMVAVLVSRTVGPTQRLLLCGTLATLHMLFLLYLHFAYHKVVEGILDTLEGPNIPPIQRVPRDIPAALPAARLPTTVLNATARAVAVTLQSH, translated from the exons ATGGCAACTCCAGCCGCGCCGACTGGCGGCGCCCGAAACGGGGTCGGCCCGGAATGGGGAGGGTTCGAAGAAAACATCCAG GGTGGGGGCTCAGCAGTGATTGACATGGAGAATATGGATGATACCTCGGGCTCCAGCTTCGAGGATATGGGTGAGCTGCATCAGCGCCTGCGTGAGGAAGAAGTGGATGCTGATGCAGCTGCCGCTGAAGAAGAGGATGGGGAGTTCCTGGGGATGAAGGGCTTTAAGGGACAGCTGAGCCGGCAGGTGGCTGATCAG ATGTGGCAGGCAGGGAAGAGACAAGCTTCCAGAGCCTTCAGCTTGTATGCCAACATCGACATCCTGAGACCCTACTTTGATGTGGAGCCGGCCCAGGTGCGAAGCAG gcTCCTGGAATCCATGATCCCTATCAAGATGGTCAGCTTCCCCCAG AAAATCGCAGGTGAGCTCTACGGACCTCTCATGCTTGTCTTCACGCTGGTGGCCATCCTCCTCCACGGGATGAAGACATCTGACACCATTATC CGGGAGGGCACCCTGATGGGCACAGCCATTGGCACCTGCTTCGGCTACTGGCTAGGCGTCTCGTCCTTCATTTACTTCCTCGCCTACCTGTGCAATGCACAGATCACCATGCTCCAGATGCTGGCACTGCTG GGCTACGGCCTCTTCGGACACTGCATTGTCCTGTTCATCACCTATAACATCCACCTCCATGCCCTCTTCTACCTCTTCTGGCTGCTGGTGGGTGGGTTGTCCACCCTGCGCATG GTGGCAGTGTTGGTGTCACGGACCGTGGGCCCCACACAACGGCTGCTCCTCTGTGGCACCCTGGCTACCCTGCACATGCTCTTCCTACTCTATCTGCATTTTGCCTACCACAAGGTGGTAGAGG GGATCCTGGACACGCTGGAGGGCCCCAACATCCCGCCCATACAGAGGGTCCCCAGAGACATCCCTGCCGCACTCCCTGCTGCCAGGCTTCCCACCACCGTGCTCAACGCCACAGCCAGGGCTGTCGCCGTGACCCTGCAGTCACACTGA